GCGAAGGTGCCCGACGACAGGTCTCCCAATGCCAATTCGTCGATCGCGGAAGTGTCGCGATCGGCCACTCTCGCATGGAGAAGTCCTGCTGAGGCTTGATATGAGATATCGTGCGCTGCTCGGAGGCGGTTCGGGCCGGTCTGCCCGAATCCTGTGATCGAGACATACACGGTCTGCGAATTGATGGCGCTGACCTCGTCCGGACCGAAACCGAGACGAGTCATTGTTCCTGGGCGAAATCCCTCCATGAACACGTCCGCAGTGCCAAGGAGTCGGCGCAATCCCGCGCGGCCCGCTGCGCTCTTGAGGTCGAGCGCCACCGAGCGCTTGTTGCGATTGAGAGCGGCGTGGAAGGCGGGGAACGCCCGCGTCGGATCGCCGGCTCCAGGGCGTTCGACGATGATGACCTCGGCGCCGAGATCGGCCAGGATCATCGTGGCGTACGGCCCGGGATATTGCTCGGCGGCAGTCACGATCCGGAGTCCGGAAAGGGGAAGTGTCATGCTGAGAGTCCTTGCGGTTGAGGGTGATCAGAAAGCGGTGCGTCCAGTGAGGGACTTGCCGATGATGAGCCGTTGGAGGTCGGACGGACCCTCGTAGATGCGGGTCATCGCGATGAGTCGGCTCAACTTTTCGACAGAAAAATTAGGGGAGGTGCCGTAGGCGCCGTGAATCTGGAGTGTGCGATCGGCGACGCGATGGGCCATTTCGGTGGCAAACAGTTTGGCGGTCGCAGACGCGAGTGCAAATGGTTGACCTCGATCCGCGAGAGAGAGTGCCTGGTATGCGAGCCCGCGGGCGGCCTGGATCTCAGCATGGTTGTCTGCCAGCTTGGCCTGTACGAGTTGCTTGCCGGCGAGAGAATCGCCGAAGAGTTCCCGCTCATCGGCGTAGCGCAGGGCTGCGGATTGGGCTGCTTGTCCCAAACCGACGGCGTTCAGAGCGACGAGAGCCCGCGCTTCTTGGAAGGTGCCGAGCATCGCACCCAGTCCTTTGCCCTGGGTGTCGAGACGATGATCTGTGGGCACTTCGACATCGAAGGAAAGTTCGGCGGTGGTGACCGATCCGTTGGTGACCAGGGGTGTCACGCCGTAGCCGTGGGTTTCCTTGTCGACTACGAATAGGTCCAGGGCATCGTCGTCGGTCCGGGCAAGCACGATGGTGAAGTCGGCGATGTGGCCGTTGGTGATCCAGACCTTCGTGCCGCGTAGGTGGTATCCGCCGCTGGTTCGCGTTGCGCGTGTTGCCGTGCGACGGACATCTGAACCGCCGGACGATTCGGTGTTCGCTGTGGCGCCGATCCGGTCACCCGTCATGAGCGGGGCAAGGTAGCGCTCGCGTAAAGGAGCTGACGCGTGGCGCGCGAGAACGAGACCAACTGTCTCGTTGATGAAGGCCGGTGTCGTGACATCGACGGCATGTTCGATCCCGGCTTCGAAGATGAGCCCCGCCGTGACTGCGTCCAAGCCGAGTCCCCCGTCAGGGACCGGGACTCGCCCGTTGCCGAGTCCGAATCCGAGGAAGTCGCGAAGTAGCGGCTGCAACCGCTCGCGGCTTGCGCCGATGGGTTCTTTCGAGCCCTCGAGCGCAGGGCGGACGCGGTCTCGACAGAACTGGACGAACGATGAAAGCAGGGCCTCCTGCTCGGTGGTCCAAGGGGGGAGCATTGCGGCCTCCAGAGGTAGTGACTATCTAGTCGTAAGAATGACTTCAAAGTCAGAGTAACGCGATGAAGCACTACGAACAAGGTTGTACGTGAACGGAAATCGGCTCTTGACGTTGCATTGCGGGCTAGGTACGTTCAGTGACTATAGAGTCAGAAAAATAAGAAAGTGAGTCATTTATGGAAGACGTTGTCGTCGCGGGAGTAGGGATGACATCCTTCGGAATGTTCCCGGAACGGACTGTGGGAGATCTGAGCCGTCAGGCTGTCGACGAGGCCCTCGCAGACAGTGGATGTGGGGTGGACGAGATCGAGTTCGTTGCCTATTCCAATTCCACGGCGGGCGCTATGAGCGGTCAGCACTCCATTCGGGGTGAGGTTGCACTACGCGAGACCGGGTTGCTCGGACGCGCCATCGTGAATGTCGAGAATGCATGTGCTTCCGGTTCGACCGCATTTCGAACGGCATGCCTCGAAGTTGCCTCCGGTGCCCGCGAAGTGGCGCTGGCTGTCGGGGCGGAAAAGATGTCCTATCCGGACAAAGCAGCGATGCTTGCGGCTTTGAACGGAGGCACGGACGTCGGAGATGTCGGATCGCTTGTCGAACGCTTGGACGGTCGAACGAATCGCAGCATCTTCATGGATATTTATGCTGACGCCGCTCGCCGACGGATGGCGAAGTACGATCTCGGACAAGAAGATTTCGCGCGAATCGTCGAGAAGAGTCGTCGGGCGGGATCACTCAACCGTCGCGCTCAGTTCCGTAAGACCACGAGCGTGGGTGAGGTGCTCGCGGCTCGAACTGTGGTGAACCCGCTGACCCTTCCGATGTGCTCCCCGATCGGAGACGGTGCCGCCGCAGTAGTCGTGATGTCTGCTGAGTCTGCGCGTCGTCGGGGGATCGACCCCGTATTCGTGCGGGCAGTGGAAATCACCTCCGGGTTCGGAGACGCCGCCGGCCCTGTCGCTGCCGCTCGCGCTGCTCGCGCAGCCTATGAGAGAGCCGGAATCGAACCGGGGGACATCGATGTTGCCGAGGTTCACGACGCAACAGCCTCCGCTGAACTCGGACTCTACGAGGACCTTGGATTCTGTGCCCCGGGCGAAGCGTCGATGTTGATTCGAACCAACGCCACCGCGATCAATGGACGAATCGCGGTGAATTCGAGTGGCGGGTTGCTTTCTCGGGGACATCCGATCGGCGCGACCGGGTGCGCGCAGATCGTCGAACTCGTCGATCAACTGCGCGGCCGGGCAGGAGACCGCCAACGGGAGGGCTCACGGACTGCTCTCGCGGAGAACGGTGGTGGCTGGCTCGGTGACGACGCAGCCGTGGCTGTTGTGACCATCCTTTCGACCTGAACTGTCGGACGTAACTGACCAGAAGGACGACCAATGAAGCAATTTGTCGACAGTTTCTACGACGGCGTCGCCGAATTTCCCGAGCGGGTGTTCGCGATCGACCCGCAGGGGCGTGAATGGACTTACGCCGAAATCGCCTCGGTTGCAGACCGAGTCGCGACCGGAATCATGGCGGCCGGTGTCGCGCCTGGATCCCGTGTTGCGATCTTCAGCCCGAATCACGTGTACGGGCTGGCGGTCAACTACGGCATCGTGCGTGCCGGATGTGCTTGGGTAGCACTGAATTACCGTATGGGAGCCGCAGCAGTTCGCGAGACGCTTCACGACATCTCGGTCGCCGGCGTCTTCGCTCACACGTCACTGGAGGCAGAACTGGACGGCGTCGATGTCGGTCCGGTGGGCGTCGTCTTGCTGGACGGATCCGGGCTAGCGCACCCGGGACTGGAGGACTGGCTACCCGCGCAGCCTGCGCGCACGTTCCCCTCCAGTGCCCCAGAGGATCCCGCAGCGATCTTGCTGACGAGCGGCACGACCGGCAAACCCAAGGGAATTGTCGTTCCGCACCGTGCATTTGTGGCCATGCTCGAAGACTTCGACGAGATCTTCGATTACCCGGAGCCGCCGCGTCACCTCGTCGTCGCGCCGATCACACACGCGGCGGGCATCTACGCGGCCGCACTGCATCGTCATGGCGGAACCCACATTCTGATGGATCAAGCCGATCCCGGCGCCATTCTCGATGCGATCGAGCGGCACAAGATCACGACGCTCTTCCTTCCCCCGACACTCATCTACATGATGCTTGCCCACCCTGCCGCGCGAAGCCACGATTATTCGACGCTCCGCACCCTCATCTACGGTGCCTCGCCGATGTCCGCCGACAAAGTCCGTGAGGCCTGGGATGTATTCGGCCCCATCATGTTCCAGGGCTATGGGCAGAGCGAAGCACTCATGATCGCTTCGGTGCTCTCCGTTTCCGACCACGCACAAGCGCTTGCCGACCCGGCCCTCGCGCATCGGTTGGCGAGCGCAGGCCGACACGGTCCGAGTACTGCCGTCGCGATCATGGACGAGAGCGGTTCGCTGGTGCAGACGGGAGAGAAGGGCGAGATCGTCGTCCGCGGCGACATTGTCATGTCCGAGTATCTCGATCAGCCGGAAGCGACCGCAGAGGCCAAGGCGTTCGGCTGGCATCACACGGGCGATCTCGGGTATCTCGACGAGGACGGCTTCCTGTTCGTGGTCGACCGGAAGAAGGACATGATCATCACGGGCGGACTCAATGTCTTTCCAGGCGAGATCGAGCGAATTCTGTTGAGTCACCCCAAGGTACGTGATGTTGCGGTCGTCGGGGTACCTGACCCGAAATGGGGCGAAGCCGTTCACGCAGCAGTCGAACCGAAAGAATGTGGCTCCATCACCGAAGCTGACCTGATCGAGTACTGCCGTCCGCTGCTCGGCGGGGTCAAGACACCCAAATCCGTTGCCTTCGTGGAGACTTTGCCACGAAACGCGACCGGAAAGATTCTCAAGCGCGAAGTCCGCGCTCCATTCTGGGAAGGGCGAGACCGTGATATCTGAGCAAGAACCCGAAAGCGCTTCGAGAGAAATATCGCTGACTCGACGAGGTTCCGCACTGTGGGCGACCATCGAACGGCCCCACGCGATGAACAGCCTGACACTCGGTGTACTTCGCGGGATCGAGGAAGCCGTCGACGCCGTCGAGGAGTCTCCCGATCTGCGTGCACTCGTGATCGCAGGAAGTGGCCGTGCCTTCAGCGCAGGCGCAGACCTTACGGGAGTGCCCGACGTGACCTCCGCTGAGGGCGGCGCTGACGACTTCCGTAACTACCTGACGGAGGCGGGCAAGGCTTTCGCCCGGTTGGCCTCATGCCGACGACCAACCATCGCCGCCGTGCACGGTTATGCCCTCGCAGGGGGACTCGAACTCGCCCTCTCCTGTGACATCATCGTGGCCGCGGAGGGAGCCAAACTCGGTGACGGACATGCCAAGTACGGCCAGTTTCCGGCAGGCGGTGCTACAGCCCGCCTTCCCCTGCGGGTCGGGCATGCGTTTGCCAAATACATGATGTTCAGTGGGGCGGTGTTAGATGGCCGTGAGGCCGAGCGCCGAGGTCTGGCAGAGATCGTCACCGACGACGGCGACCTCGCTGCCACAGTCGACCGTCTCGTCGAATCCTTCTCCGCCGCGAGTCCGCTCGGACTGCAGCGAATGAAGGAACAACTCGAACCGACAGGCGTTCCGCTCGAAGATCACATCCGGGCCGAACTCGACGTAGCCGTCGAGTACGCCCGCTCGGCTGATCGAGACGAAGGGCTCGCAGCTTTCCTCGAAGGACGAACCCCCGCCTTCGGAAACAACGCATCGGTCAACGATGCCGAGAGGTCGCCCGCATGATTTCCACAACACATGAGTCGATTCTGTCCTTGACCGACCGCGTTGCCCTCGTCACGGGCGCGGGTCAGGGGGTGGGCCGCGAAGTTGCGCTGACGTTTGCGCGCAACGGTGCTAGAGCCGTCATCGTCAACGACTTCGACGAAGCACGTGCGGCCGCAGTTGCGCAGGAGGTCGAGTCTGCCGGGGCGCGTGCCGTCGTCATGGCAACCGACATCACCGACTACGACGCAGTCACCTCGGAACTCGAAGCGGCGGTTGGTGAACTCGGCGGGCTGGACATCCTGGTCAACAACGCCGGCAATGCCGGACCGCGTACCGCTGACGCAAGTTTCGACCCCTTCTGGAAAACCTCTCCGGACGACTGGAACGCCTGGCTGGGCACAAATCTGTTCGGGACCCTGAACGTGAGTCGCGCAGCGCTGCCCGCACTTCTCGAATCCGGGGCGGGCAGCATCGTCAACGTCATCTCCGACGCGGGCCGCGTCGGAGAACCCCATATGGCGGTGTACTCCGCGGCGAAAGCTGGGGTCGCCGGCTTCACCCGCGCGCTGGCAAAGGGGACCGGCAGGCTCGGGGTACGGGTCAATGCCGTCTCGCTCGGAAGCGTGCGAACGCCGGGCGTCGAGGCCATGATCGCTGACCCGCAGGCTGTCGAGTCGATGCTCAAGCAGTATGTCATCC
The nucleotide sequence above comes from Rhodococcus sp. KBS0724. Encoded proteins:
- a CDS encoding class I adenylate-forming enzyme family protein is translated as MKQFVDSFYDGVAEFPERVFAIDPQGREWTYAEIASVADRVATGIMAAGVAPGSRVAIFSPNHVYGLAVNYGIVRAGCAWVALNYRMGAAAVRETLHDISVAGVFAHTSLEAELDGVDVGPVGVVLLDGSGLAHPGLEDWLPAQPARTFPSSAPEDPAAILLTSGTTGKPKGIVVPHRAFVAMLEDFDEIFDYPEPPRHLVVAPITHAAGIYAAALHRHGGTHILMDQADPGAILDAIERHKITTLFLPPTLIYMMLAHPAARSHDYSTLRTLIYGASPMSADKVREAWDVFGPIMFQGYGQSEALMIASVLSVSDHAQALADPALAHRLASAGRHGPSTAVAIMDESGSLVQTGEKGEIVVRGDIVMSEYLDQPEATAEAKAFGWHHTGDLGYLDEDGFLFVVDRKKDMIITGGLNVFPGEIERILLSHPKVRDVAVVGVPDPKWGEAVHAAVEPKECGSITEADLIEYCRPLLGGVKTPKSVAFVETLPRNATGKILKREVRAPFWEGRDRDI
- a CDS encoding acyl-CoA dehydrogenase family protein, coding for MLPPWTTEQEALLSSFVQFCRDRVRPALEGSKEPIGASRERLQPLLRDFLGFGLGNGRVPVPDGGLGLDAVTAGLIFEAGIEHAVDVTTPAFINETVGLVLARHASAPLRERYLAPLMTGDRIGATANTESSGGSDVRRTATRATRTSGGYHLRGTKVWITNGHIADFTIVLARTDDDALDLFVVDKETHGYGVTPLVTNGSVTTAELSFDVEVPTDHRLDTQGKGLGAMLGTFQEARALVALNAVGLGQAAQSAALRYADERELFGDSLAGKQLVQAKLADNHAEIQAARGLAYQALSLADRGQPFALASATAKLFATEMAHRVADRTLQIHGAYGTSPNFSVEKLSRLIAMTRIYEGPSDLQRLIIGKSLTGRTAF
- a CDS encoding thiolase family protein; translated protein: MEDVVVAGVGMTSFGMFPERTVGDLSRQAVDEALADSGCGVDEIEFVAYSNSTAGAMSGQHSIRGEVALRETGLLGRAIVNVENACASGSTAFRTACLEVASGAREVALAVGAEKMSYPDKAAMLAALNGGTDVGDVGSLVERLDGRTNRSIFMDIYADAARRRMAKYDLGQEDFARIVEKSRRAGSLNRRAQFRKTTSVGEVLAARTVVNPLTLPMCSPIGDGAAAVVVMSAESARRRGIDPVFVRAVEITSGFGDAAGPVAAARAARAAYERAGIEPGDIDVAEVHDATASAELGLYEDLGFCAPGEASMLIRTNATAINGRIAVNSSGGLLSRGHPIGATGCAQIVELVDQLRGRAGDRQREGSRTALAENGGGWLGDDAAVAVVTILST
- a CDS encoding enoyl-CoA hydratase/isomerase family protein, with translation MISEQEPESASREISLTRRGSALWATIERPHAMNSLTLGVLRGIEEAVDAVEESPDLRALVIAGSGRAFSAGADLTGVPDVTSAEGGADDFRNYLTEAGKAFARLASCRRPTIAAVHGYALAGGLELALSCDIIVAAEGAKLGDGHAKYGQFPAGGATARLPLRVGHAFAKYMMFSGAVLDGREAERRGLAEIVTDDGDLAATVDRLVESFSAASPLGLQRMKEQLEPTGVPLEDHIRAELDVAVEYARSADRDEGLAAFLEGRTPAFGNNASVNDAERSPA
- a CDS encoding SDR family NAD(P)-dependent oxidoreductase, with the translated sequence MISTTHESILSLTDRVALVTGAGQGVGREVALTFARNGARAVIVNDFDEARAAAVAQEVESAGARAVVMATDITDYDAVTSELEAAVGELGGLDILVNNAGNAGPRTADASFDPFWKTSPDDWNAWLGTNLFGTLNVSRAALPALLESGAGSIVNVISDAGRVGEPHMAVYSAAKAGVAGFTRALAKGTGRLGVRVNAVSLGSVRTPGVEAMIADPQAVESMLKQYVIRRLGEPADAANMILFLASGASSWITGQTYPVNGGYSFSS